From Halorussus salinus:
CTCCATAGTTGCCCGGATCGGCTGGCGGTTCGTCACGCCAGCATCACCGATTGTATGGAGTCCGATGCTATCGCCGTCGGTTTCGGCTTGGTCGACAACTGCGAGCGCGACTTGACGGGCATACTCAAGTTTTGTTTCGCCCGGAGTGCCAACCTGCATCGCTTCGCGGTGATCAAGGATGAGTGCGGTTCCGTATTCTGTATGTTTCTCGAACGTCCGGATGTACGGTTGGCTTGATCGGGCTGTGGCCTTCCAGTCGATTTGGCGGAGGGCGTCACCGGGCGTGTATTCACGGATGGAGTCCGGGTCGAGACCCATTCCTTCTTGGTTGGTTGGATGGTTGCCGATGATTGCCGTTGTCGGGTCGCCGCCAGCACCAATGTGGAGTGCCCGTGGCTGTGGCGGGACTACCGTTACCGACGGTGGCGTGACGGCTGGCTTCGTAACTGTTGTGCGGAACAGGCTTTGCGTGTCCGTGATAGTAACCGTTGGATTCTCGAACGTGACTCGGCCGGCGACTGGCCAGCGGACGGTAAACGCCGTGGCAGCCTCTTCGGGTTCACCATCACGAGGGACAGCCTGAGTGAGTCGGCGCTGCTGATGAGTTGCTCCATCGCCTGTGGCACCAAGCGGGACACCCGCTTCGATGGTGACTGTCATTGAACACCAATCTACGTCCGGAATGGTTGCGGTTAGTCCACACGTCAAGGGTTCCTCAACCATAATCCGGTCGCGCGCAACTGTTTGGGTCACACGCAACTCATCGGCAAGCTGGTGGGTGGACCATGCAAACAGGTACTGTTGTGCGAGAAGCCACGCGCCAAGCCCGGCCCCACCGACAAGGAGGAGGGGTTGGCTGAGAACGACCGCGGCCATCAGGAGGAACCCGATGAGTCCAACGGCAGTCCAATAGCGACGCGTGACCTGCATGCGCGATACGAACTTCCGGCACCTAATTGAATGTACTGGTTGTGACCTCCTCCCCGTAGTAAACGACGGGGCTTCCCACGAGTTCGGTCTCGCCGATTTGGGAACTTATGTTTACACACCGACGGGGTGCTGGCGGGGCCACACCGCCGTTACTCCTATCCGGCAGTGGGGTCACGGTTCTGCCCTGCTGACTCGGAGTTATCTTAGTTGTTTTGTGTCGGTCAGCACCCAGTACGACCACCGAACACGTAAATATTCCGTGCGGCGATTCACGCACGCCGTAAACGGCCGGATTCTCTCACCTAATTAAGATAGATTTGGACAAACCCTATCTGGTATTTGTTCGCTGGTTCTCATTGATGGACTGCACAGTCAATAAGAAAAACGTCTTTATGCTGGCTTGTCCGAGGTAGCGTATAATGGTTTCAGTCGGGTTCCGCATCGCCTTCTGTCTCCTGGTGCTTCTAGGAGCCCCGCTTGCGCCACTCGCTGCTGGTCAGGCACATACGACTGCCGGAACTACCGGTGACGTGACTCCTGATAGTTCTGCTCCACGTACGGTGGGCGTGACGCCAAGTTCACTGCAATCTCCACCGCCAACAAATAATTCGTCTGTGCGGCATGAAAGTCGCGAGGAACTGGCTGGCCCTGATGAGCGCGCTGCACTCAGCCAGTGGTTTGGCACCCACCTCAGTTCACAGCTAGGGTCAAGCGTCATTAAGCTTGACCAAGGTGAATACGAACAAGCGCGTTCCCTCCTTGGCGACGACTACAACACCCAATTAGGCAGGTACGTCGATGTCGCTGGTGAGACCGCCGGAACGGCGGACGATCAGACTGCAGACCGACTCAAAACCACGCAGGAAAACCAAGCAGACTACGTGGAAAGTGTTCAGGAGTACCGCGAGACGTATCGCGACTATGTGGCGGCGAAACAAGCTGGCAACGAAACGGCGGCTCGTACACACGCACGCGAACTAAACAGTCTGGCGAATCAAATCCAGCAGACCGGGGGTAATCTCACCACTAGTTATCGTGTCCTAGGCAATCGGACGAACGCCAATCTCACGCAAGGCCAGCAAACCGTCGACCGCATCACGGAGAATATTACAACCCAACAGACTACTGTTCGGCGCGAAACATTCGTGAACACGACGCTGACACTTAAGTCCGTCTCTACCACCGCTTCAATACTTGACCCCCTGCAGGTTCACGGCCGTCTTGCCGCTACTAATGGAACTGTATTGGCTGACCGCCATATTGTCATGCAGATCGGCGCACGGACTATCCGCACTCGGACGACGACAAACGGGCAGTTCACGCTCTCATTGCGCCCCACGCTGCTCGCGGAGGGCGAACAGTCCCTCTCAGTCCACTATCGCCCACGAACGGATGCGGTTTATTTAGGGTCGAATGACACGGCTACTGTTCGAATCACGCAACAGACACCGACTGTGCAACTCACCGGGTCGTCAACCACCGTCGCGTACAACGAGACGGTGACCGTTCACGGCCGAGTACACGTCCAAAACCAAAGTGTCGGCGATGGCGTCCCCGTCCGCATTACCGTCGAGGGGACATCCCTCACGACAGCCCAGACCAAGTCGGACGGCACGTTCACGGCCACAGCCACACTTCCGCCAGGGGTGCCTGCGGGCGAGCAAGATCTCCGTGTAGCGCTTCCGCTCGAGGGTCGCGCCCTCAGGGCTGCTAATACGACAACATCACTCCGCGTTCAACCTACAGAGACACGGTTGACTCTCCGGCAGTCAACCAGTAGTGACACAGCAAGCCTCGCACTCCACGGAGTGTTAACCACTGCATCCGGAGCAGGCGTCCCCAATCAGGCTGTCCAGCTTCGGGTTGGAGGGCAAACGATTACGACGGCCACCACTAACCAGACCGGCCACTACCGTACTCAGCTTGACCCAGAGGCTCTCCGTCCCGTAGCGGAGAACCCCTCGATGACCGTGACAGCAGTCTACCCTGGTCCCGGCAATCTCCAGTCGTCACAGGCCCAAACGACGGTTTCCCTTCCAGCGGAGGCAACCGGTTCAGGGACTGGGCTTGGTGGTCGTGTCATGAAGTGGCTGTCGGGATCGCCCTGGATTGTTGTACTCGGTGGACTCGTTGTCGCTGGCCTTGGTGGACTAGCACTCTGGCGCTACTTCGGTGAGGGTACATCCGACACCACATCGGATACCACCACGGAGACTGGTAGCGAGGCGTCCGCTACTGAGACCGCATCTGACACGCCTACGGCGTCAACGCAGTCTGCCAGCCAATCGTTACACGACCAAGCTGAATCCCTGCTTGAGGCAGGAGAAACCGATACCGCCGTCCAAGCGGCCTACACTGCTGTTCGCCAGCAGGCGACTGAATTGCTGGCGTTGAATGCTGACCAGATGACCGCGCGCACGTACTGGGAATTCTACCACCTCTGTCGTTCGCACGACGCAATCAGCGAATCACAGGCAGCGACGCTCAAACACCTCACGGAATACTTCGAGGCGGCCCAGTTCAGCCCAACGCAGCTATCAGCGGACCGCGCTGACGAAGCAATCGCACAAGCCACGACCTTCCTCTCAGAGCTTGAATCGTCAACGACACCTACCAGCCAAACTGATGGTGGTCGGGACACAACTGACAGCACCTAATACGGATCTGACAGTCTGGCTAATACGTAGCAATCAAAAGTCACTCCTATAGGGTAGGTGAGAAATAGCATGTCCGAACACTTTCCAATACCACTAGTGGTAGAGTTGACGAGTTGGTCTTTCCGCCTTGCATGTTAGTCCCGCCCGGATGTTGCAACCGAGTGATTTTTACAGTCGGTGGTGAAACGTCACGCCCATGGCCCCAGACCCCGACCGTGCCCGCCTACGGCAGGTTCTCCTCCCACGGTCGGTCGCACACTTACCGGCAGACCTCGCTGCTGTCGTTGGGACCGTCCTGCTCACCGTGCTGGCCGTGCTAACGCCAGGACTCAACCAGACGCCACTCCGAATCGTGGTTGGTCTACCCTTCGTTCTGTTTGTGCCAGGGTATGCATTTATTGCGGCGCTGTTCCCCGAGGCAGCCACACCCACAGCGGCCGAGAGCGCATCCGATAACCAAGCAGAAGAGAAAGAGGACGATGTGGGTGATGCCAGCCGACTCTCACTCGCAGCAATCCAAGATCGGGGGA
This genomic window contains:
- a CDS encoding DUF58 domain-containing protein, yielding MQVTRRYWTAVGLIGFLLMAAVVLSQPLLLVGGAGLGAWLLAQQYLFAWSTHQLADELRVTQTVARDRIMVEEPLTCGLTATIPDVDWCSMTVTIEAGVPLGATGDGATHQQRRLTQAVPRDGEPEEAATAFTVRWPVAGRVTFENPTVTITDTQSLFRTTVTKPAVTPPSVTVVPPQPRALHIGAGGDPTTAIIGNHPTNQEGMGLDPDSIREYTPGDALRQIDWKATARSSQPYIRTFEKHTEYGTALILDHREAMQVGTPGETKLEYARQVALAVVDQAETDGDSIGLHTIGDAGVTNRQPIRATMETYATLRTTIYDVTPTEDSNPTAQQRADRADQRAASMGVPDSTPQGDNHSTTTPGIAKQTADELAREDSAFAASLHPFYTAAQTYVQRIATKPLYQTVRTLLTTGENTEHRRPDRIVIVTDDTNRAEVRETVQVARQQSDQVLVFLTPTVLFEPAGLTDMESAYERYTEFEQFRQQLAGLDQVSAFEVAPGDRLATLQKTASATTPITSR